A single window of Onychomys torridus chromosome 8, mOncTor1.1, whole genome shotgun sequence DNA harbors:
- the LOC118590141 gene encoding COMM domain-containing protein 7-like, whose translation MGRLHCTQDPVPEEAMHGDMQQFSALTEVLFHFLTEPKEVERFLAQLSEFATTNQMSLGPLKSVMKSLLLVLNGALKKGFTAEQVRTDLLTLGLSEEKATYFSEKWKQNAPTLAQWAIGQTLMINQLIDMEWRFGVTSGSSELEKVGSIFLQLKLVVKKGKQTENVYIELTLPQFYSFLHEMERVRASMEGLSCSVSCSRLFPSGCSRSPGHLGSPGAEFLEKQGPVLEESCLTPL comes from the coding sequence ATGGGCCGCCTGCACTGCACACAGGACCCGGTGCCCGAGGAGGCCATGCATGGCGACATGCAGCAGTTCTCAGCCCTGACAGAAGTGCTTTTCCATTTCCTAACTGAGCCCAAAGAGGTGGAGCGCTTTCTGGCTCAGCTCTCAGAATTTGCCACTACCAATCAGATGAGTCTTGGCCCCCTCAAAAGCGTCATGAAAAGCCTCCTTCTGGTTCTGAATGGGGCATTGAAGAAGGGGTTCACTGCAGAGCAGGTGCGGACTGATCTCCTGACTCTAGGTCTTAGTGAGGAGAAAGCCACTTACTTTTCTGAAAAGTGGAAGCAGAATGCTCCAACCCTTGCACAATGGGCCATAGGTCAGACCCTGATGATTAACCAGCTGATTGATATGGAGTGGCGATTTGGAGTGACATCTGGAAGTAGTGAATTAGAGAAAGTGGGAAGCATATTTTTACAGTTAAAGTTGGTggttaagaaaggaaaacaaactgaaaacgTGTACATAGAGCTAACCTTGCCTCAGTTCTACAGCTTCCTGCATGAGATGGAGCGAGTCAGAGCAAGCATGGAGGGTCTCAGCTGCTCTGTTTCTTGTTCCCGCCTCTTCCCTAGTGGCTGCTCCAGGAGCCCCGGCCACCTTGGGAGCCCAGGTGCAGAATTTCTGGAAAAACAGGGCCCAGTACTTGAGGAGTCCTGCTTGACTCCTCTGTAA